The following are encoded in a window of Phragmites australis chromosome 22, lpPhrAust1.1, whole genome shotgun sequence genomic DNA:
- the LOC133904867 gene encoding diaminopimelate epimerase, chloroplastic, with translation MSPAAAATSFASATIAAPTGTCPSRRHLRLRLHLLLHGPPTPLRAVASMAVSAPRSAAAASFLERRESERALHFVKYHGLGNDFIMVDNRDSSVPKVTPEEAAKMCDRNFGIGADGVIFVMPGVNGADYTMRIFNSDGSEPEMCGNGVRCFARFIAELENLQGTNSFKIHTGAGLIIPEIQSDGQVKVDMGEPILSGPDIPTKLLATKNEAVVQAELAVEGLTWHITCVSMGNPHCITFGTKELKVLQVDDLKLSEIGPKFEHHEMFPARTNTEFVQVLSRSHLKMRVWERGAGATLACGTGACAVVVAAVLEGRAERKCIVDLPGGPLKIEWREDDNHVYMTGPAEAVFYGSIVH, from the exons AtgtcgcccgccgccgccgccacctccttcgCCTCAGCGACCATCGCCGCCCCCACCGGTACCTGTCCctcccgccgccacctccgcctccgcctccaccttcTGCTCCACGGGCCCCCCACCCCTCTCCGCGCCGTCGCCTCGATGGCCGTCTCCGCCCCcaggtccgccgccgccgcctcgttcCTCGAGCGCCGCGAGTCTGAGCGCGCCCTCCACTTCGTCAAGTACCACGGACTCGGCAACGACTTCATCATG GTGGACAACAGGGATTCGTCCGTGCCGAAGGTGACtccggaggaggcggcgaagaTGTGCGACCGAAACTTCGGCATTGGTGCCGACGGCGTCATTTTCGTCATGCCGGGGGTCAATGGGGCGGACTACACGATGAGGATCTTCAACTCAGATGGCAGCGAGCCGGAG ATGTGTGGTAATGGAGTTCGTTGCTTTGCTCGTTTTATAGCCGAGCTCGAAAATCTGCAGGGAACAAATAG CTTCAAGATTCATACTGGTGCTGGACTGATTATTCCTGAAATACAAAGTGATGGGCAG GTAAAGGTTGATATGGGCGAGCCCATCCTTTCTGGACCAGACATCCCCACAAAACTGCTAGCTACCAAGAACGAAGCTGTTGTCCAAGCTGAATTGGCAGTTGAGGGTTTAACATGGCATATAACATGTGTTAGCATGGGCAATCCTCACTGTATCACATTTGGTACAAAGGAGTTAAAG GTCTTGCAGGTTGATGATTTAAAACTTAGTGAAATCGGGCCTAAATTTGAGCATCATGAAATGTTTCCTGCTCGCACTAACACAG AATTCGTACAGGTTTTGTCTCGCTCACACCTCAAAATGCGAGTTTGGGAGCGCGGTGCTG GAGCAACTCTTGCTTGTGGTACTGGTGCTTGTGCAGTTGTTGTTGCAGCTGTTCTTGAGGGCCGAGCTGAGCGG AAATGCATAGTTGATTTGCCTGGAGGACCATTGAAAATCGAATGGAGGGAGGATGACAATCATGTTTACATGACTGGTCCTGCAGAGGCTGTCTTTTATGGATCTATTGTTCACTAG
- the LOC133905519 gene encoding myb-related protein MYBAS2-like isoform X1 — MVTVREETRKGPWTEQEDLQLVCTVRLFGERRWDFIAKVSGLNRTGKSCRLRWVNYLHPGLKRGRMSPHEERLILELHARWGNRWSRIARRLPGRTDNEIKNYWRTHMRKKAQERKGNMSLSSSSSSSSLTYQSCYPDTPSIIGTEGQELHGGSGCITSILKGTPPDMDGYPMDQIWMEIEAPEAGFDGGKDHACSSLSGPPPPCTAWDYYCPPEACWKMDDEIKMAPHFGYSEGVGPCF, encoded by the exons ATGGTAACGGTGAGAGAAGAGACACGCAAGGGGCCGTGGACAGAGCAGGAGGACCTGCAACTGGTATGCACTGTGCGTCTCTTCGGTGAACGTCGTTGGGATTTCATTGCCAAAGTATCAG GACTCAACCGGACAGGCAAGAGCTGCCGCCTCCGGTGGGTCAACTACCTCCACCCCGGCCTCAAGCGTGGGCGCATGTCTCCCCATGAAGAGCGCCTCATCCTCGAGCTTCATGCTCGGTGGGGAAACAG GTGGTCCAGGATAGCGCGGCGCCTGCCGGGGCGTACTgacaacgagatcaagaacTACTGGAGGACTCACATGAGGAAGAAAGCACAGGAGAGGAAGGGGAACATGTCGCTGTCATCGTCATCGTCCTCGTCGTCTCTGACCTACCAATCCTGCTACCCAGATACGCCATCCATCATTGGAACGGAGGGCCAGGAGCTTCATGGTGGCAGTGGTTGCATCACAAGCATCCTCAAGGGCACCCCTCCGGACATGGATGGATACCCCATGGATCAGATATGGATGGAAATTGAGGCACCAGAGGCGGGCTTCGATGGAGGGAAGGATCATGCATGCAGCAGCCTCTCCGGACCTCCGCCGCCATGTACGGCGTGGGATTACTATTGCCCCCCAGAGGCCTGCTGGAAGATGGACGACGAGATCAAGATGGCGCCGCATTTTGGTTACAGTGAAGGAGTTGGCCCCTGTTTTTGA
- the LOC133905519 gene encoding myb-related protein MYBAS2-like isoform X2 — protein sequence MSPHEERLILELHARWGNRWSRIARRLPGRTDNEIKNYWRTHMRKKAQERKGNMSLSSSSSSSSLTYQSCYPDTPSIIGTEGQELHGGSGCITSILKGTPPDMDGYPMDQIWMEIEAPEAGFDGGKDHACSSLSGPPPPCTAWDYYCPPEACWKMDDEIKMAPHFGYSEGVGPCF from the exons ATGTCTCCCCATGAAGAGCGCCTCATCCTCGAGCTTCATGCTCGGTGGGGAAACAG GTGGTCCAGGATAGCGCGGCGCCTGCCGGGGCGTACTgacaacgagatcaagaacTACTGGAGGACTCACATGAGGAAGAAAGCACAGGAGAGGAAGGGGAACATGTCGCTGTCATCGTCATCGTCCTCGTCGTCTCTGACCTACCAATCCTGCTACCCAGATACGCCATCCATCATTGGAACGGAGGGCCAGGAGCTTCATGGTGGCAGTGGTTGCATCACAAGCATCCTCAAGGGCACCCCTCCGGACATGGATGGATACCCCATGGATCAGATATGGATGGAAATTGAGGCACCAGAGGCGGGCTTCGATGGAGGGAAGGATCATGCATGCAGCAGCCTCTCCGGACCTCCGCCGCCATGTACGGCGTGGGATTACTATTGCCCCCCAGAGGCCTGCTGGAAGATGGACGACGAGATCAAGATGGCGCCGCATTTTGGTTACAGTGAAGGAGTTGGCCCCTGTTTTTGA